The DNA region CCGGGCCGGGGTGGCGGGCGGCAAGGCCCAGTGCCTGGCCCTGCCCCAGTTCCCCGAGCTGCCGGCCATCGGCCAGATCCTGAAGGCCGACCTGGCCAAGATCGGGTTCGATCTGGAGCTGGTCGTCCTGGACTCGACTCAGTACTACAAGCGCGTCCTCGGCGGCGACTTCCAGCTCGCCACCTCGTTCTCGGGCAACACGCAGAAGTATCCCACGCGGGTGGCGCTGAACAGCATCTACCGGACGGCCAACAACCCGGTCTGGGGGAACAACGTCCCCAAAGCCTACGTGGACGCCATCAACGAGGCCAACGGGACCATCGACCCGACCCGACAGCGGGCGGCCTTCGCGAAGCTGAACGCGGCGCTCCTCGACGAGGCCTGGGTCGTCTCGATCGCGTATCGGCAGAGCGTGTTCGGGCTGGCCAAGCACGTCGACGGGTTCGCCTTCACCGTCGACGACATGGCGGTGCTGGAGAACGTGAGCCTGGAGAAGTAGAGCCGGCCGTGCGGCGGCGGTGCCTCTGGGTCGGCAGCGACCCGCTCTACGTCGATTACCACGACCGCGAGTGGGGCGTGCCGGTCCACGACGACCGGATCCTGTTCGAGTTCCTGATCCTGGAGGGCGCCCAGGCCGGCCTCTCCTGGCTGACCATCCTCCGCAAGCGCGAGCAGTACCGCCGGGCCTTCGCCGGCTTCGATCCCGAGCGGGTGGCGGCCTTCGGCGCCCGCGACGTGCGACGGCTGCTCGGAGACACGGGGATCGTCCGCAACCGGCTGAAGATCGA from Candidatus Methylomirabilota bacterium includes:
- a CDS encoding DNA-3-methyladenine glycosylase I, translating into MRRRCLWVGSDPLYVDYHDREWGVPVHDDRILFEFLILEGAQAGLSWLTILRKREQYRRAFAGFDPERVAAFGARDVRRLLGDTGIVRNRLKIESAIRNARAFLEVQREFGSFDRFQWQFVGGRPKRNRWTSVKQVPARTAESDAMSRELKRRGFTFVGSTICYAHMQAVGMVNDHTRDCFRFGRV